Proteins co-encoded in one Chitinophagales bacterium genomic window:
- a CDS encoding glycoside hydrolase family 88 protein, with protein sequence MRKKNRKITILCFIVFCTFIGCKQKIEKINDSEPKKELTISDSLKWSERMALSIMKRNSLLWQVDGIEQPLWDYKHGLLALSFEKLYEKTKDEKYYQYEKGFADVLIDSTGTINNYKMESYNIDLVNSGKILFNLYEKTKDEKYLTAIQTLRKQLDGHPRTNSGGFWHKKIYPYQMWLDGLYMGQPFYTRYTVEFEGGKNLDDIAKQFELLHTHTLDEKTGLLYHAWDESKQMGWADKETGKSPNFWSRAMGWYCMALVDVLDYFPADHPKQKQLILYLNEISTALIKFQDESGIWYQVTDMGGREGNYLEASGTAMFAYAFAKGADKGYLPANFKDVANKAFDGLIRALVKVDEDGEVHITQVCKGAGLGGNPYRDGSYEYYLSEDRRVDNLHGLGPFILAALALDR encoded by the coding sequence ATGAGAAAAAAAAATAGAAAAATAACCATATTGTGTTTTATTGTTTTTTGTACGTTTATAGGTTGCAAGCAAAAAATAGAAAAAATAAACGACTCTGAACCTAAAAAAGAATTAACGATTTCTGATTCGCTGAAATGGTCTGAAAGAATGGCATTGTCCATAATGAAACGAAATTCTCTATTGTGGCAAGTAGACGGTATAGAACAGCCATTATGGGATTACAAACATGGACTTCTCGCTCTTTCTTTTGAAAAATTATATGAAAAGACCAAAGACGAAAAATATTATCAATACGAAAAAGGATTTGCAGATGTATTGATTGATAGCACAGGTACTATCAATAATTACAAAATGGAATCCTACAATATTGATTTGGTCAATTCAGGAAAAATACTATTTAATCTGTATGAAAAGACCAAAGACGAAAAATACCTCACTGCAATACAAACGCTAAGGAAACAATTAGACGGACATCCAAGAACAAATTCGGGAGGTTTTTGGCACAAAAAGATTTATCCTTATCAGATGTGGTTGGATGGATTGTATATGGGACAGCCATTTTATACACGATACACCGTTGAATTTGAAGGGGGTAAAAATTTGGATGATATAGCCAAACAATTTGAGCTCCTTCACACACATACATTAGATGAAAAAACTGGACTTTTATACCACGCATGGGATGAAAGCAAACAAATGGGTTGGGCTGACAAAGAAACTGGTAAGTCCCCAAATTTCTGGTCTAGAGCAATGGGTTGGTACTGCATGGCCTTGGTAGATGTATTGGATTACTTTCCAGCAGATCACCCAAAACAAAAACAGTTGATTCTTTACTTGAATGAAATCTCTACTGCCTTAATTAAATTTCAAGATGAATCGGGAATATGGTATCAGGTGACAGATATGGGAGGTAGAGAAGGAAATTACTTAGAGGCATCCGGAACTGCAATGTTTGCCTATGCTTTTGCCAAAGGAGCAGACAAAGGATACTTACCTGCAAATTTTAAAGATGTAGCCAATAAAGCATTTGATGGACTAATACGAGCGTTGGTAAAAGTAGATGAAGATGGTGAAGTCCACATTACGCAAGTATGTAAAGGTGCTGGTTTGGGTGGAAACCCTTATAGAGATGGATCTTATGAATATTATCTTAGCGAGGATAGAAGGGTGGATAACCTACATGGTTTAGGGCCATTTATTTTGGCAGCATTGGCCTTAGATCGGTGA